One stretch of Hemibagrus wyckioides isolate EC202008001 linkage group LG01, SWU_Hwy_1.0, whole genome shotgun sequence DNA includes these proteins:
- the LOC131349232 gene encoding uncharacterized protein C2orf66 homolog, translated as MLTVLVLAAVMMVSVESDTSSTEEWKSLSNPKSRMLFFQILQSYLDGREGQNEGRKIHMVDDLDSNLANTALDKYSNFLYNSIYDVE; from the exons AT GTTGACTGTATTGGTTTTAGCAGCAGTGATGATGGTCTCAGTTGAATCGGACACCTCGAGTACAGAAGAATGGAAGTCTCTGAGCAATCCAAAAAGCAGAATGCTG tTTTTCCAGATTCTCCAGTCGTATCTTGATGGTCGAGAAGGGCAAAATGAAGGCAGAAAAATACATATGGTGGACGATTTGGACAGCAACCTGGCAAATACTGCACTGGACAAATACAGCAACTTTCTCTACAATAGCATTTATGATGTTGAATAA
- the hacl1 gene encoding 2-hydroxyacyl-CoA lyase 1 isoform X2, translated as MEELTGAQLIAEALKAQNVEYMFGIVGVPVIEVAMAAQAVGIKYVGMRNEQAACYAASAVGYLTGHPAVCLVVSGPGLIHALGGMANANMNCWPVVVIGGSSDQNQETTGAFQEFPQVETCRLYSKFSARPGSLVMIPAVVEKAVRSSMYGRPGACYIDIPGNMVNAKVDQKTVRFPSCCPPPPVSLASNLEISKAVTVIKQAQRPLLIVGKGAAYGRAENEIKELVELSGLPFLPTPMGKGVLPDDHPNCVAAARSRALLQADVIVLLGARLNWILHFGFPPRFSPDVKLIQVDICAEELSNNVRATAALLGDVRAVVSQLVDVLRSDTWTYPTDTVWWTNLREKIASNAQISKALSLQNSLPMNYYTAFHHIAELLPKDCVIVSEGANTMDIGRTMLLNYFPRRRLDAGTFGTMGVGPGFAIAAAVLEKAQHTGRRVVCVEGDSAFGLSGMEVETMCRYKLPVIIIVINNNGIYSGVDKETWREMEKMGDMTIIKGTGHQSVKDRTQV; from the exons ATGGAGGAACTCACAGGAGCGCAGCTTATTGCTGAAGCACTGAAGGCTCAG AATGTGGAGTACATGTTTGGCATCGTTGGCGTTCCTGTCATTGAGGTTGCCATGGCAGCCCAGGCTGTTGGCATCAAGTATGTGGGCATGCGCAATGAACAAGCG GCCTGTTATGCTGCGTCTGCAGTTGGATATTTAACTGGACA TCCTGCAGTGTGCCTAGTGGTGTCTGGACCTGGGCTGATCCATGCACTTGGCGGAATGGCCAATGCTAACATGAACTGCTG GCCTGTGGTAGTCATCGGAGGCTCCTCAGATCAGAATCAGGAGACAACTGGAGCATTTCAAGAATTTCCACAG GTAGAAACCTGTCGCCTTTACAGCAAGTTTTCAGCTCGACCAGGCAGCCTTGTTATGATACCAGCTGTAGTTGAAAAG GCAGTAAGGAGCAGTATGTATGGTCGTCCAGGAGCATGCTATATAGACATCCCTGGCAACATGGTAAATGCAAAAGTGGACCAGAAAACCGTCAG GTTCCCATCCTgttgtcctcctcctccagtgAGCCTGGCCAGCAATCTTGAGATCTCCAAAGCTGTCACGGTGATCAAACAGGCCCAGAGACCACTGCTCATCGTTGGCAAAg GTGCGGCATACGGCCGGGCAGAGAACGAAATTAAAGAGCTAGTGGAGTTAAGTGGGTTGCCCTTCCTGCCTACTCCCATGGGAAAAGGAGTACTTCCTGATGACCATCCCAACTGTGTGGCTGCAGCACGCTCCAG agctctgctgcaggcaGATGTGATTGTGCTGCTGGGTGCTAGACTAAACTGGATCCTGCACTTTGGCTTTCCTCCCAGATTTAGCCCTGATGTGAAACTTATTCAG gtggATATATGTGCAGAGGAGCTTAGTAATAATGTGAGAGCTACAGCAGCACTCCTGGGAGATGTCAGGGCTGTGGTCAGCCAG CTGGTAGATGTTTTGAGATCAGACACATGGACATATCCAACAGACACAGTGTGGTGGACAAACCTGAGAGAAAAAATAGCTTCCAATGCTCAGATATCAAAG GCTCTTTCTCTACAAAATTCTTTGCCCATGAACTACTACACAGCATTCCACCACATCGCTGAACTTCTACCCAAAGACTGTGTCATTGTCAGCGAAGGAGCCAATACCATGGACATTGGTCGCACCATGCTGCTCAACTACTTCCCCAGGCGCAG GCTGGATGCAGGGACATTTGGCACCATGGGAGTGGGACCTGGTTTTGCCATTGCCGCAGCAGTACTGGAAAAGGCCCAGCACACTGGCAGAAGAGTGGTATGTGTGGAGGGAGACAGTGCGTTTGGCCTTTCAGGCATGGAGGTTGAGAccatgtgcag GTATAAGCTGCCagtcatcatcattgtcatcaacAACAATGGCATATATAGTGGTGTAGATAAAGAGACTtggagagaaatggagaagatGGGAGACATGACCATTAT